The Solenopsis invicta isolate M01_SB chromosome 12, UNIL_Sinv_3.0, whole genome shotgun sequence genome window below encodes:
- the LOC105198200 gene encoding GATA zinc finger domain-containing protein 10, producing MHTLATVTTVLTALLAVSAQQYQQQPGNYVDDYAQYDSQQPSQPTPRSYATDPDRQSAAPKPTPVAILKQINRHNEDGSYTYGFEGADGSFKIETKLPTGDVKGKYGFVDDTGKVRIVEYGANQYGFQPAGDGITVAPPTLFDETTSKEALEAQALEELQQQQQQQQQQQQQQQQRQLARPAYQQQSHTQAVYAPAQVAPSRPALPKPQIFTPAAAAPAPQAPRQPLLPQNAAYEQAPASQLYNQGPVQFTPPSNQNSRPQPQTRSGGGGILDQLARDYALPQGVAPPLHDISFGYY from the exons ATGCACACCCTCGCGACG GTAACAACGGTGCTTACCGCGCTGCTGGCGGTGTCGGCACAGCAGTACCAGCAGCAACCCGGCAATTATGTTGATGATTACGCACAGTATGACTCTCAACAACCTAGCCAGCCGACTCCACGTAGCTACGCGACCGATCCGGACCGTCAATCGGCTGCGCCGAAACCGACGCCGGTGGCGATCCTGAAGCAGATCAATCGTCACAACGAGGACGGCTCATACACATATGGTTTCGAGGGCGCGGACGGTTCTTTCAAGATCGAGACCAAGTTGCCGACCGGCGATGTGAAGGGCAAGTACGGCTTCGTCGATGACACCGGCAAGGTCCGCATAGTTGAGTACGGCGCGAACCAGTACGGCTTCCAGCCGGCCGGTGATGGCATCACCGTGGCTCCGCCAACCTTGTTCGACGAGACTACCAGCAAGGAAGCCCTCGAGGCTCAAGCCCTTGAGGAGttgcaacagcagcagcagcagcagcaacaacaacagcaacaacaacaacagagGCAGTTGGCTCGTCCGGCTTACCAGCAACAGTCGCACACCCAGGCCGTATACGCTCCCGCGCAGGTAGCCCCGAGCAGACCTGCGCTTCCTAAACCGCAAATTTTCACTCCCGCCGCTGCGGCACCCGCACCTCAAGCGCCGCGACAGCCCCTGCTACCGCAGAACGCGGCCTACGAACAAGCGCCAGCCTCGCAGCTCTACAATCAGGGACCGGTTCAGTTCACTCCGCCGTCGAATCAGAACAGCCGTCCCCAGCCGCAGACCCGCAGTGGCGGTGGTGGTATCCTAGATCAGCTCGCCAGGGACTATGCTCTGCCACAGGGAGTAGCGCCGCCGTTGCACGACATCAGCTTCGGCTACTACTAG
- the LOC105198199 gene encoding probable serine/threonine-protein kinase DDB_G0267686 isoform X1 — MRIILLVIPACLLALTEARRVQIRPRVTDSQVYYEEADNQAAEDDFDTVAVYQPRTRALPSPRSKDALHASKPPPVQTIRNYNKVNDDGSFTFGYEAADGSFKEETRGTDCVVRGKYGYIDPDGNKREFTYVSGNPCDPNAPKDEEEEEEKEEEDLPGPANYPVVRPVPRPVRPTYQPTTTRAPTTIFQTEYQLDDDASQELTEDDLKPQLRPSAFRRPSTIVQVTPSTAIYESTQSHSPSLFRLASTPTAQYQTTASPVLRSQPTVTSSVYQSLETTTRRPVTRHPRPQSVAITPRPHVAQVAAQYVSPSSTERPSSLLYTQTHPSATISPLRTTTAASTPHLDFAAELERYVNTVGSHVSTPVARPQTAQASPQTNSRVKLTGQTPVTAASAAAEPIYQSELIYDPATGQYNTQLYQTLPQTVGDFSLSHKLQPFVAQPHQSLLGLQQYQQYQQAQRPVYKQAQSAPTPTVAQPQEVLYRKQQAQLLQQSQQLYAQQQRRQQQQQQQQQQQQQQPQQPHRLQLLESQREPQAFYYVAPLKASTATTSLSVGQIDQFLRGSANNY, encoded by the exons ATGAGGATTATATTGCTG GTAATCCCGGCGTGTCTACTCGCCCTAACGGAAGCGCGGCGAGTGCAGATCCGACCTCGCGTGACGGATTCTCAAGTGTACTACGAGGAAGCGGACAATCAGGCCGCCGAGGATGATTTCGACACTGTGGCGGTTTATCAACCGCGCACCCGCGCGCTTCCTTCGCCACGATCTAAGGATGCGCTGCACGCATCGAAGCCGCCACCGGTGCAGACAATAAGGAACTACAATAAGGTTAACGATGACGGGTCCTTCACCTTCGGCTACGAAGCTGCCGATGGTTCCTTCAAAGAGGAGACCCGTGGCACCGACTGTGTCGTGCGCGGCAAATACGGCTACATCGATCCGGACGGCAATAAAAGAGAGTTCACTTACGTCTCGGGTAATCCCTGCGACCCGAACGCACCGAAGgatgaggaagaagaggaggaaaaagaagaagaggatCTGCCTGGACCGGCGAATTATCCCGTCGTCAGGCCTGTACCTCGACCCGTAAGACCCACGTATCAGCCGACCACCACTCGTGCACCCACTACAATATTCCAGACCGAGTACCAGCTCGACGACGACGCCAGCCAGGAGTTGACCGAAGATGATCTGAAGCCGCAGCTGCGACCATCGGCCTTTAGAAGACCTTCGACCATAGTGCAAGTCACGCCCTCCACCGCCATTTACGAATCTACGCAGTCCCACAGTCCGTCTCTCTTTAGGCTAGCTTCCACCCCCACGGCCCAATATCAGACTACTGCGTCGCCCGTCCTCCGTAGCCAGCCCACAGTCACCTCGAGCGTCTATCAGTCGCTCGAAACCACCACTCGTCGACCAGTGACCCGTCATCCCAGGCCCCAGTCGGTTGCGATAACCCCACGACCCCACGTCGCCCAAGTAGCCGCGCAATACGTCTCCCCTAGTAGCACCGAACGTCCTAGCAGTCTGCTCTACACCCAGACCCATCCTTCGGCCACGATATCGCCGTTGCGCACCACGACCGCCGCTAGCACGCCCCATCTCGACTTTGCCGCCGAGCTCGAGCGTTACGTGAACACGGTCGGATCGCACGTTTCCACCCCCGTTGCGAGGCCGCAGACCGCCCAAGCGTCGCCCCAAACCAACTCGAGAGTTAAGCTGACCGGTCAGACGCCGGTCACCGCCGCCTCTGCAGCCGCCGAGCCTATCTACCAATCGGAGCTCATATACGATCCCGCGACCGGTCAGTACAATACCCAGCTTTATCAGACACTGCCCCAAACCGTGGGTGACTTTAGCCTCAGTCACAAACTCCAACCGTTCGTAGCCCAGCCCCATCAGTCCCTACTCGGCCTGCAGCAGTATCAGCAGTACCAGCAGGCCCAGCGTCCAGTCTATAAGCAGGCCCAGTCGGCTCCCACCCCGACCGTAGCCCAGCCGCAGGAGGTGCTCTACAGGAAGCAGCAGGCGCAGCTGCTGCAACAGTCTCAGCAGCTTTACGCGCAGCAACAACGTCgccagcaacagcagcagcagcagcagcagcagcaacagcaacagccaCAACAACCTCACAGGCTTCAACTGCTGGAGTCACAGAGAGAACCCCAGGCGTTCTATTACGTCGCGCCCTTGAAGGCTTCCACCGCCACCACGTCCCTTTCAGTAGGTCAGATCGATCAGTTTCTCCGAGGTAGCGCTAATAACTACTGA
- the LOC105198199 gene encoding mediator of RNA polymerase II transcription subunit 12 isoform X2 yields MRIILLVIPACLLALTEARRVQIRPRVTDSQVYYEEADNQAAEDDFDTVAVYQPRTRALPSPRSKDALHASKPPPVQTIRNYNKVNDDGSFTFGYEAADGSFKEETRGTDCVVRGKYGYIDPDGNKREFTYVSGNPCDPNAPKDEEEEEEKEEEDLPGPANYPVVRPVPRPVRPTYQPTTTRAPTTIFQTEYQLDDDASQELTEDDLKPQLRPSAFRRPSTIVQVTPSTAIYESTQSHSPSLFRLASTPTAQYQTTASPVLRSQPTVTSSVYQSLETTTRRPVTRHPRPQSVAITPRPHVAQVAAQYVSPSSTERPSSLLYTQTHPSATISPLRTTTAASTPHLDFAAELERYVNTVGSHVSTPVARPQTAQASPQTNSRVKLTGQTPVTAASAAAEPIYQSELIYDPATAQPHQSLLGLQQYQQYQQAQRPVYKQAQSAPTPTVAQPQEVLYRKQQAQLLQQSQQLYAQQQRRQQQQQQQQQQQQQQPQQPHRLQLLESQREPQAFYYVAPLKASTATTSLSVGQIDQFLRGSANNY; encoded by the exons ATGAGGATTATATTGCTG GTAATCCCGGCGTGTCTACTCGCCCTAACGGAAGCGCGGCGAGTGCAGATCCGACCTCGCGTGACGGATTCTCAAGTGTACTACGAGGAAGCGGACAATCAGGCCGCCGAGGATGATTTCGACACTGTGGCGGTTTATCAACCGCGCACCCGCGCGCTTCCTTCGCCACGATCTAAGGATGCGCTGCACGCATCGAAGCCGCCACCGGTGCAGACAATAAGGAACTACAATAAGGTTAACGATGACGGGTCCTTCACCTTCGGCTACGAAGCTGCCGATGGTTCCTTCAAAGAGGAGACCCGTGGCACCGACTGTGTCGTGCGCGGCAAATACGGCTACATCGATCCGGACGGCAATAAAAGAGAGTTCACTTACGTCTCGGGTAATCCCTGCGACCCGAACGCACCGAAGgatgaggaagaagaggaggaaaaagaagaagaggatCTGCCTGGACCGGCGAATTATCCCGTCGTCAGGCCTGTACCTCGACCCGTAAGACCCACGTATCAGCCGACCACCACTCGTGCACCCACTACAATATTCCAGACCGAGTACCAGCTCGACGACGACGCCAGCCAGGAGTTGACCGAAGATGATCTGAAGCCGCAGCTGCGACCATCGGCCTTTAGAAGACCTTCGACCATAGTGCAAGTCACGCCCTCCACCGCCATTTACGAATCTACGCAGTCCCACAGTCCGTCTCTCTTTAGGCTAGCTTCCACCCCCACGGCCCAATATCAGACTACTGCGTCGCCCGTCCTCCGTAGCCAGCCCACAGTCACCTCGAGCGTCTATCAGTCGCTCGAAACCACCACTCGTCGACCAGTGACCCGTCATCCCAGGCCCCAGTCGGTTGCGATAACCCCACGACCCCACGTCGCCCAAGTAGCCGCGCAATACGTCTCCCCTAGTAGCACCGAACGTCCTAGCAGTCTGCTCTACACCCAGACCCATCCTTCGGCCACGATATCGCCGTTGCGCACCACGACCGCCGCTAGCACGCCCCATCTCGACTTTGCCGCCGAGCTCGAGCGTTACGTGAACACGGTCGGATCGCACGTTTCCACCCCCGTTGCGAGGCCGCAGACCGCCCAAGCGTCGCCCCAAACCAACTCGAGAGTTAAGCTGACCGGTCAGACGCCGGTCACCGCCGCCTCTGCAGCCGCCGAGCCTATCTACCAATCGGAGCTCATATACGATCCCGCGACCG CCCAGCCCCATCAGTCCCTACTCGGCCTGCAGCAGTATCAGCAGTACCAGCAGGCCCAGCGTCCAGTCTATAAGCAGGCCCAGTCGGCTCCCACCCCGACCGTAGCCCAGCCGCAGGAGGTGCTCTACAGGAAGCAGCAGGCGCAGCTGCTGCAACAGTCTCAGCAGCTTTACGCGCAGCAACAACGTCgccagcaacagcagcagcagcagcagcagcagcaacagcaacagccaCAACAACCTCACAGGCTTCAACTGCTGGAGTCACAGAGAGAACCCCAGGCGTTCTATTACGTCGCGCCCTTGAAGGCTTCCACCGCCACCACGTCCCTTTCAGTAGGTCAGATCGATCAGTTTCTCCGAGGTAGCGCTAATAACTACTGA